The following proteins come from a genomic window of Paenibacillus sp. CAA11:
- a CDS encoding zinc ribbon domain-containing protein: MGEKGCIKCGSHDAKTKEVAMTGTGLSKMFDIQHNQFIVVYCTNCGYSEFYNKKSSAGSNILDLFFG, encoded by the coding sequence ATGGGAGAAAAGGGATGTATTAAATGCGGCAGTCATGACGCAAAGACGAAGGAAGTAGCTATGACCGGAACAGGACTTTCCAAAATGTTTGATATCCAGCATAATCAATTTATTGTCGTCTACTGCACGAATTGCGGCTATTCCGAGTTTTATAATAAGAAGTCGTCAGCGGGCTCAAATATTCTTGATTTGTTCTTCGGTTGA